One genomic segment of Danio rerio strain Tuebingen ecotype United States chromosome 11, GRCz12tu, whole genome shotgun sequence includes these proteins:
- the lima1b gene encoding uncharacterized protein lima1b isoform X1, protein MDAAPFSRKQWASQSLRITAKELSLVGTRGKSNAISERFSKYQKAAEEASADKKKPPVDSLPLSVRSGNLSVLRKRWEQEKPPAHLSVAPGSLRAPSVSSKPNGPTQPPALSAKPSVPPQPTSSKPSSLSKPSTSSSSPPETLTSSIKPNSPPQPLSLSSKPIDSSKPPTSSIKPIDSPELSTSSKKPIDSPEHPTSSKKPIDSPELSTSSKKPIDSPELTSSKQPVDSPKPPTSSRSPPETLTSSSKPFDSSKPPTSSTKPIDSPELPTLSKKPIDSPKPPTSSSTPPEILTSSSKPIESPELTLSKKPIDSPKPPTSSSTPPEILTSSSKPIESPELTLSKKPIDSPKPPTSPRSPPETLTSSSKPIDSPKPPTSSTKPIDSPELPTLSKKPLDSPKPPVSSTKPSSLSEPPFSSSNPPEPSSSSTKPKNPPQAPSPSKPMPQASVSAEATAHERPENTRVQMETKHKRQVEERKDMESSSEPMSPLEKPAVPLNNLKMMFEKGNSKVHTDANGSSEDADTLKASKGTSPLKRTGSIKDRLTRYQLAVCKQASVSRSASQSEADDSVFCADSKEMAPSAGHGRILSKVPRTNIAKINGEHVNASSPGTETLLSENKEFHKFTKPFQVAVPDRCVSCQQTVYQLERLVANQQIYHKKCFRCAVCSTKLSLAAFASLHGSIYCKPHFNQLFKSKGNYDEGFGHKQHKEMWSPRTSQEEPEENSNSVSVKPVEKAEESHRGAKFTEATPIIESRSQTERPQSTSVETRKLRVAWPPPADSDGGAKVSSPAEVSKGPSRFFRAKWPPEDESPSSQQSTERAELKTLRRSTSLRERSRPFSLAPSLSSNPSKQDAQSAPKAVRRGSLEDLRSRSTAKTEDKIPDAKTKEDDSQSKIEKKEKMPTSILKHTNIEGEQQTENEAGRQVNRKEAEPQPTNKQSQIQLNQKEEELVTKKEAELQTPNKESRLQLNRNEAELQLPNKEPQTQVTKKEAELPPANKQSQLQFNRREEELVNKKEVEVQTPNKESRIQLNRKEEELQLAKQEIKVQQTKKEPEIEEHGAAEDKGRLQRKPELQFSASVEEKALRTSQDVGFWEGEEAEESLTVEEMIKRNRYYEDEDDDEEEVAIV, encoded by the exons ATGGATGCGGCGCCGTTCAGCCGGAAACAGTGGGCTTCACAGTCTTTACGCATCACAGCCAAAGAGCTCTCGTTGGTTGGGACCCGCGGAAAGAGCAATGCCATCAGCGAACGCTTTTCCAA ATATCAGAAAGCTGCTGAGGAGGCAAGTGCAGACAAGAAAAAACCT CCTGTTGACAGTTTGCCTCTGTCGGTGCGTTCGGGGAACCTGAGTGTGCTGAGGAAACGCTGGGAACAGGAGAAACCCCCAGCTCACCTGAGCGTGGCACCTGGAAGTCTGAGGGCTCCGTCTGTGTCCAGTAAACCCAATGGTCCTACACAACCACCTGCTTTATCAGCCAAACCCAGCGTTCCTCCACAACCAACATCCAGCAAACCCAGCAGTCTTTCAAAACCTTCCACTTCATCCAGCAGTCCTCCAGAAACATTAACATCATCCATTAAACCCAACAGTCCTCCACAACCTCTCAGTTTATCCAGCAAGCCCATTGATTCTTCAAAACCTCCTACTTCATCTATCAAACCCATTGATTCTCCAGAACTTTCTACTTCGTCCAAGAAACCCATTGATTCTCCAGAACATCCTACTTCATCCAAGAAACCCATTGATTCTCCAGAACTTTCTACTTCATCCAAGAAACCCATTGATTCTCCAGAACTAACTTCATCGAAGCAACCCGTTGATTCTCCAAAACCTCCAACTTCATCCAGAAGTCCTCCAGAAACATTAACTTCATCCAGCAAACCCTTTGATTCTTCAAAACCTCCTACTTCATCCACAAAACCCATTGATTCTCCAGAACTTCCTACTTTATCCAAGAAACCCATTGATTCTCCAAAACCTCCTACTTCATCCAGCACTCCTCCAGAAATATTAACTTCATCCAGCAAACCCATTGAATCTCCTGAACTTACTTTATCCAAGAAACCCATTGATTCTCCAAAACCTCCTACTTCATCCAGCACTCCTCCAGAAATATTAACTTCATCCAGCAAACCCATTGAATCTCCTGAACTTACTTTATCCAAGAAACCCATTGATTCTCCAAAACCTCCAACTTCACCCAGAAGTCCTCCAGAAACATTAACTTCATCCAGCAAACCCATTGATTCTCCAAAACCTCCTACTTCATCCACCAAACCCATCGATTCTCCAGAACTTCCTACTTTATCCAAGAAACCCCTTGATTCTCCAAAACCTCCTGTTTCATCCACCAAACCCAGCAGTCTTTCAGAGCCTCCCTTTTCATCCAGCAATCCTCCAGAACCTTCATCTTCATCCACCAAACCCAagaatcctccacaagcaccgtCTCCCTCCAAACCCATGCCACAGGCCAGCGTGAGCGCGGAGGCGACGGCTCACGAGAGACCAGAAAACACAAGGGTACAAATGGAGACTAAACACAAGAGGCAGGTAGAAGAGAGGAAAGACATGGAGAGTTCATCAGAGCCGATGTCTCCTCTGGAGAAACCAGCCGTGCCGCTCAACAACCTCAAGATGATGTTTGAAAAGGGCAACAGCAAG gTGCACACAGATGCTAACGGCAGCTCAGAGGATGCGGACACACTGAAGGCCAGCAAAG GCACATCCCCTTTGAAACGCACCGGCTCCATTAAAGATAGATTGACCAGATATCAGCTAGCAGTCTGCAAGCAGGCCTCAGTCTCCCGCTCG GCCAGCCAATCGGAAGCAGATGACAGTGTTTTCTGCGCTGATAGCAAGGAGATGGCGCCATCTGCTGGTCATGGACGCATATTG AGCAAAGTCCCTAGAACCAACATCGCAAAGATCAATG gagagcatgtaaacgcatcaagTCCCGGCACTGAAACTCTTTTATCAGAGAATAAAGAGTTTCATAAGTTCACCAAG CCATTTCAAGTGGCCGTCCCGGACAGATGTGTGTCCTGCCAACAGACTGTTTACCAGCTGGAGAGACTAGTTGCCAATCAGCAGATTTATCACAAAAAGTGCTTCCGCTGTGCCGTCTGTAGCACCAAACtcag TTTGGCAGCGTTTGCTTCCCTGCATGGCAGCATCTACTGTAAGCCTCACTTCAACCAGCTCTTCAAGTCTAAAGGCAACTACGACGAAGGCTTTGGCCACAAACAACACAAGGAAATGTGGTCTCCACGAACAAGCCAGGAGGAACCGGAGGAAAACTCCAACTCTGTGTCAGTGAAGCCTGTAGAAAAAGCCGAGGAGTCGCACAGAGGGGCCAAATTCACAGAGGCGACCCCAATTATAGAGTCCAGAAGTCAAACAGAAAGACCTCAAAGCACGTCTGTGGAAACCAGGAAACTGAGAGTCGCATGGCCTCCCCCTGCAGACAGTGATGGAGGAGCCAAAGTCTCCAGTCCAGCTGAAGTCAGCAAGGGTCCGTCCAGGTTTTTCAGAGCAAAGTGGCCCCCGGAGGATGAGTCTCCATCTTCTCAGCAGAGCACGGAAAGAGCGGAGCTGAAAACCCTACGGAGAAGCACATCTCTCAGAGAGCGCAGTCGGCCATTTTCCCTAGCGCCAAGCTTGAGCTCCAACCCTTCAAAACAAGACGCACAATCCGCACCAAAGGCGGTCCGACGAGGCTCGCTGGAGGACCTGCGCTCTAGGTCAACGGCTAAAACTGAGGACAAAATCCCTGACGCGAAGACGAAGGAGGACGACAGCCAATCCAAGATCGAGAAGAAGGAAAAGATGCCAACTTCAATTCTCAAACACACGAACATAGAgggagaacaacagacagaaaatGAGGCTGGGAGACAGGTTAACAGGAAGGAGGCGGAGCCACAACCAACAAATAAGCAGTCTCAGATACAATTAAATCAAAAGGAGGAGGAGTTAGTGACCAAAAAggaggcggagctacaaacaccaAATAAAGAGTCTCGGCTACAGTTAAACAGAAATGAGGCGGAGCTACAGCTACCAAATAAGGAGCCTCAGACACAAGTGACCAAAAAGGAGGCGGAGCTACCACCAGCAAATAAGCAGTCTCAGTTACAATTCAACAGAAGGGAGGAGGAGCTTGTGAACAAAAAGGAGGTGGAGGTTCAAACACCAAATAAGGAGTCTCGGATACAATTAAACAgaaaggaggaggagctacaACTAGCTAAGCAGGAAATTAAAgtacaacaaacaaaaaaggagCCTGAGATAGAAGAACACGGAGCTGCTGAGGATAAGGGAAGACTGCAAAGGAAACCTGAGCTCCAGTTTTCTGCGTCTGTGGAGGAAAAAGCCCTCAGGACGTCCCAGGATGTGGGGTTTTGGGAGGGTGAGGAGGCTGAGGAGTCACTGACCGTGGAGGAAATGATCAAGAGGAATCGCTActatgaagatgaagatgacgaTGAAGAAGAAGTGGCAATAGTTTGA
- the lima1b gene encoding LIM domain and actin-binding protein 1 isoform X2: MPQASVSAEATAHERPENTRVQMETKHKRQVEERKDMESSSEPMSPLEKPAVPLNNLKMMFEKGNSKVHTDANGSSEDADTLKASKGTSPLKRTGSIKDRLTRYQLAVCKQASVSRSASQSEADDSVFCADSKEMAPSAGHGRILSKVPRTNIAKINGEHVNASSPGTETLLSENKEFHKFTKPFQVAVPDRCVSCQQTVYQLERLVANQQIYHKKCFRCAVCSTKLSLAAFASLHGSIYCKPHFNQLFKSKGNYDEGFGHKQHKEMWSPRTSQEEPEENSNSVSVKPVEKAEESHRGAKFTEATPIIESRSQTERPQSTSVETRKLRVAWPPPADSDGGAKVSSPAEVSKGPSRFFRAKWPPEDESPSSQQSTERAELKTLRRSTSLRERSRPFSLAPSLSSNPSKQDAQSAPKAVRRGSLEDLRSRSTAKTEDKIPDAKTKEDDSQSKIEKKEKMPTSILKHTNIEGEQQTENEAGRQVNRKEAEPQPTNKQSQIQLNQKEEELVTKKEAELQTPNKESRLQLNRNEAELQLPNKEPQTQVTKKEAELPPANKQSQLQFNRREEELVNKKEVEVQTPNKESRIQLNRKEEELQLAKQEIKVQQTKKEPEIEEHGAAEDKGRLQRKPELQFSASVEEKALRTSQDVGFWEGEEAEESLTVEEMIKRNRYYEDEDDDEEEVAIV; this comes from the exons ATGCCACAGGCCAGCGTGAGCGCGGAGGCGACGGCTCACGAGAGACCAGAAAACACAAGGGTACAAATGGAGACTAAACACAAGAGGCAGGTAGAAGAGAGGAAAGACATGGAGAGTTCATCAGAGCCGATGTCTCCTCTGGAGAAACCAGCCGTGCCGCTCAACAACCTCAAGATGATGTTTGAAAAGGGCAACAGCAAG gTGCACACAGATGCTAACGGCAGCTCAGAGGATGCGGACACACTGAAGGCCAGCAAAG GCACATCCCCTTTGAAACGCACCGGCTCCATTAAAGATAGATTGACCAGATATCAGCTAGCAGTCTGCAAGCAGGCCTCAGTCTCCCGCTCG GCCAGCCAATCGGAAGCAGATGACAGTGTTTTCTGCGCTGATAGCAAGGAGATGGCGCCATCTGCTGGTCATGGACGCATATTG AGCAAAGTCCCTAGAACCAACATCGCAAAGATCAATG gagagcatgtaaacgcatcaagTCCCGGCACTGAAACTCTTTTATCAGAGAATAAAGAGTTTCATAAGTTCACCAAG CCATTTCAAGTGGCCGTCCCGGACAGATGTGTGTCCTGCCAACAGACTGTTTACCAGCTGGAGAGACTAGTTGCCAATCAGCAGATTTATCACAAAAAGTGCTTCCGCTGTGCCGTCTGTAGCACCAAACtcag TTTGGCAGCGTTTGCTTCCCTGCATGGCAGCATCTACTGTAAGCCTCACTTCAACCAGCTCTTCAAGTCTAAAGGCAACTACGACGAAGGCTTTGGCCACAAACAACACAAGGAAATGTGGTCTCCACGAACAAGCCAGGAGGAACCGGAGGAAAACTCCAACTCTGTGTCAGTGAAGCCTGTAGAAAAAGCCGAGGAGTCGCACAGAGGGGCCAAATTCACAGAGGCGACCCCAATTATAGAGTCCAGAAGTCAAACAGAAAGACCTCAAAGCACGTCTGTGGAAACCAGGAAACTGAGAGTCGCATGGCCTCCCCCTGCAGACAGTGATGGAGGAGCCAAAGTCTCCAGTCCAGCTGAAGTCAGCAAGGGTCCGTCCAGGTTTTTCAGAGCAAAGTGGCCCCCGGAGGATGAGTCTCCATCTTCTCAGCAGAGCACGGAAAGAGCGGAGCTGAAAACCCTACGGAGAAGCACATCTCTCAGAGAGCGCAGTCGGCCATTTTCCCTAGCGCCAAGCTTGAGCTCCAACCCTTCAAAACAAGACGCACAATCCGCACCAAAGGCGGTCCGACGAGGCTCGCTGGAGGACCTGCGCTCTAGGTCAACGGCTAAAACTGAGGACAAAATCCCTGACGCGAAGACGAAGGAGGACGACAGCCAATCCAAGATCGAGAAGAAGGAAAAGATGCCAACTTCAATTCTCAAACACACGAACATAGAgggagaacaacagacagaaaatGAGGCTGGGAGACAGGTTAACAGGAAGGAGGCGGAGCCACAACCAACAAATAAGCAGTCTCAGATACAATTAAATCAAAAGGAGGAGGAGTTAGTGACCAAAAAggaggcggagctacaaacaccaAATAAAGAGTCTCGGCTACAGTTAAACAGAAATGAGGCGGAGCTACAGCTACCAAATAAGGAGCCTCAGACACAAGTGACCAAAAAGGAGGCGGAGCTACCACCAGCAAATAAGCAGTCTCAGTTACAATTCAACAGAAGGGAGGAGGAGCTTGTGAACAAAAAGGAGGTGGAGGTTCAAACACCAAATAAGGAGTCTCGGATACAATTAAACAgaaaggaggaggagctacaACTAGCTAAGCAGGAAATTAAAgtacaacaaacaaaaaaggagCCTGAGATAGAAGAACACGGAGCTGCTGAGGATAAGGGAAGACTGCAAAGGAAACCTGAGCTCCAGTTTTCTGCGTCTGTGGAGGAAAAAGCCCTCAGGACGTCCCAGGATGTGGGGTTTTGGGAGGGTGAGGAGGCTGAGGAGTCACTGACCGTGGAGGAAATGATCAAGAGGAATCGCTActatgaagatgaagatgacgaTGAAGAAGAAGTGGCAATAGTTTGA